From the Clarias gariepinus isolate MV-2021 ecotype Netherlands chromosome 3, CGAR_prim_01v2, whole genome shotgun sequence genome, one window contains:
- the LOC128518543 gene encoding beta-1,3-galactosyltransferase 2-like, translated as MNIINLLKEIMSNPKWCCKVRPISNAPGAVTVLMALISLLLYLFFGIQQCNVPEFKKGKQGEPQSYEVAYPHKYRVILDQPDKCHHNPFLVIIVPVAPNDVMERNAVRNTWGYEKLVQEKHVVVLFLLGLPTGSNAAIQQARIHQENVRHKDLIQIDFIDINNATVKTMVMLEWLRDHCQQAYYAAKVDPDILFNVRGLISMLLGPNIPLRNYLTGQVFHNNNSLKNPSSRFYIPPEVYHKSVFPPFALGKCFIMSMDMPAKILRASKEVKPIIKDDLYIGLCLEHLDIVPVNPPNPSQFVFIPPELYDRCYYSNLIAVILYTPAQLVNLWTDIHKPGPACSSYD; from the exons ATGAACATCATTAACCTTCTGAAAGAAATCATGAG TAACCCAAAATGGTGCTGCAAAGTCAGGCCCATCTCCAATGCCCCAGGTGCGGTGACTGTTTTGATGGCTCTCATCAGTTTGCTACTTTACTTGTTCTTCGGGATTCAGCAATGCAACGTACCTGAGTTTAAGAAAGGAAAGCAAGGGGAGCCGCAATCGTACGAAGTGGCTTATCCCCATAAATACCGCGTCATACTGGATCAGCCAGACAAGTGCCATCACAACCCTTTTTTGGTGATCATCGTTCCTGTGGCCCCTAATGATGTGATGGAAAGGAACGCCGTCAGGAATACATGGGGGTATGAGAAGCTGGTGCAAGAAAAACACGTTGTGGTTCTGTTTCTACTGGGCTTACCGACTGGGAGTAACGCAGCAATACAACAGGCCCGTATACACCAGGAGAACGTTCGGCACAAGGACCTTATTCAGATCGACTTCATAGACATAAATAACGCGACTGTTAAAACCATGGTCATGCTGGAATGGCTGAGAGATCACTGCCAACAGGCGTATTATGCCGCAAAAGTGGACCCTGACATTCTGTTTAACGTAAGAGGTCTGATAAGTATGCTCCTCGGCCCCAACATCCCTCTAAGGAACTACCTCACTGGCCAGGTGTTCCACAAcaacaattcattaaaaaacccatcaagcaggTTTTACATCCCACCTGAGGTGTACCACAAATCCGTGTTTCCACCGTTCGCTTTAGGAAAGTGCTTCATAATGTCGATGGACATGCCAGCAAAGATTCTGAGGGCCTCGAAGGAAGTCAAGCCTATTATAAAAGATGATCTGTATATCGGCTTATGCTTGGAGCACCTCGATATTGTTCCGGTGAACCCTCCAAACCCTTCGCAGTTTGTCTTTATCCCACCTGAACTGTATGACCGGTGCTACTACTCCAATCTCATAGCTGTGATTTTATACACTCCTGCACAGCTGGTCAACTTATGGACAGACATTCACAAACCAGGCCCAGCCTGTTCATCCTATGATTAG